In one window of Thermoanaerobacterales bacterium DNA:
- the rpoN gene encoding RNA polymerase factor sigma-54, translated as MVHQDVRLDQVQTHKLVLTAELRQAMAVLQLPVTELEVFVNQQLQENPLLEAEELGDEETPGPEGETGADEDGEPDWSQYFEDASDTGVTPAPDRAWDPVERVADRGATLQEHLLAQMRLTPLRPRDRRIAAYLIGNLDGDGYLQVDLETAGRQLGVPVPDVERVLSLVQTFHPPGVAARDLAECLRLQLVRRGIVDEVLERLIAEHLPDLAEGHTARVARALNVPPEQVDAAMTLLRSLEPRPGRNFSGPDGTRFLVPDVIIRKVGGEYIVLVNDHFIPHLTINRTYQRLLGEGDTVTRRFISTRLTAARWLIRNIEQRRLTLTRVCGVLADRQRAFLDGGRAYLKPLTMKEVADELGLHESTVSRAVANKYAETPRGTFALKFFFASGPSMTTAEAVKSVIADLVRGEDRRRPLSDRQIAEILAGRGMDVSRRTVAKYRDEMHIAPAARRRGCNTRGTAAKEGRPLTPGTKEN; from the coding sequence ATGGTCCACCAGGATGTCCGTCTCGACCAGGTCCAGACCCACAAGCTGGTGCTGACGGCCGAACTGCGGCAGGCCATGGCCGTCCTCCAGCTTCCCGTGACCGAGCTGGAGGTCTTTGTCAACCAGCAGCTGCAGGAGAACCCCCTGCTCGAGGCCGAGGAACTCGGGGATGAGGAGACGCCCGGGCCGGAAGGGGAGACCGGAGCGGATGAGGACGGCGAACCGGACTGGTCCCAGTACTTTGAAGACGCCAGCGATACCGGGGTGACCCCGGCGCCCGACCGCGCCTGGGATCCGGTGGAGCGGGTGGCGGACCGCGGGGCGACCCTGCAGGAGCACCTGCTCGCCCAGATGCGCCTGACACCCCTGCGGCCCCGGGACCGGCGCATCGCCGCCTACCTCATCGGCAACCTGGACGGGGACGGCTACCTGCAGGTGGACCTGGAGACGGCCGGGCGTCAGCTCGGGGTGCCGGTCCCGGACGTGGAGCGCGTCCTCTCCCTGGTGCAGACCTTCCACCCTCCGGGCGTGGCGGCGCGCGACCTGGCCGAATGCCTGCGCCTGCAGTTGGTACGCCGGGGGATCGTGGATGAAGTCCTCGAACGCCTGATCGCCGAGCATCTGCCCGATCTGGCCGAGGGCCATACGGCCAGGGTGGCCCGCGCCCTCAATGTCCCGCCGGAGCAGGTGGACGCGGCCATGACCCTGTTGCGGAGTCTGGAGCCCCGCCCGGGACGGAACTTTTCCGGCCCGGATGGCACCCGTTTCCTGGTTCCGGATGTTATAATACGGAAGGTCGGCGGGGAGTACATTGTCCTGGTGAACGACCACTTCATCCCCCACCTGACCATAAACCGCACTTACCAGAGGCTCCTGGGCGAGGGCGACACGGTGACCCGCCGCTTTATCAGCACGCGGTTGACGGCCGCGCGCTGGCTGATCAGGAACATCGAGCAGCGCCGCCTGACCCTGACCAGGGTCTGCGGTGTCCTGGCGGACCGGCAGCGCGCCTTCCTCGACGGTGGCCGGGCATACTTGAAGCCGCTGACGATGAAGGAGGTGGCCGACGAGCTTGGACTCCACGAGTCCACCGTCAGCCGGGCGGTGGCCAACAAGTATGCCGAGACCCCGCGAGGGACCTTTGCCCTGAAGTTCTTCTTCGCCTCCGGCCCGAGCATGACGACGGCCGAGGCCGTAAAGAGCGTCATCGCCGACCTGGTCCGGGGCGAAGACCGGCGGCGGCCCTTGAGCGACCGGCAGATCGCCGAGATCCTGGCCGGGCGGGGTATGGACGTCTCCCGGCGGACGGTGGCCAAATACCGTGACGAGATGCACATTGCGCCCGCCGCGCGGCGCCGGGGCTGCAACACCCGGGGCACCGCGGCGAAGGAGGGGAGGCCCCTGACCCCGGGCACTAAAGAGAATTAA
- the whiA gene encoding DNA-binding protein WhiA, translated as MTFSVSTKDELSRVFGRPCCVLAEISALARVGGRLGMAGSQPASLVIVSENAAVARKAYRLAKDLGLPARTAVSRNARLRKSYRYEVRLPLEPDPQGAMRKLGLEQRGIKKSLVRRNCCRRAYLRGAFLARGSVASPRGPYHLEIMVEDEVLARDLAALMERLSLEARVSPRRQGWTIYIKEGTQIVDCLNLMGAHAALLSFEDARILKEMRNRVNRLVNCDTANLNKAVDAGVRQQECIRVIAEGMGLEKLPPALRELALLRQRHPDVSLRELGELADPPLSKSCINHRMRRLETVAAQLRARGEARRGAR; from the coding sequence GTCCCGGGTGTTCGGGCGGCCTTGTTGCGTTCTGGCTGAGATCTCCGCCCTGGCGCGGGTCGGGGGGCGTCTTGGGATGGCCGGGTCACAGCCGGCTTCCCTGGTGATCGTCTCCGAGAACGCCGCCGTGGCGCGCAAGGCTTACCGGCTGGCGAAGGATCTCGGGCTGCCGGCGCGGACGGCGGTCAGCCGCAATGCCCGCCTGCGCAAAAGCTACCGCTACGAGGTGCGGCTCCCGCTGGAGCCCGACCCGCAAGGGGCGATGCGGAAGCTCGGCCTGGAGCAACGGGGAATCAAGAAAAGCCTGGTCCGGCGCAATTGCTGCCGCCGCGCCTACCTGCGCGGCGCCTTCCTGGCGCGGGGTTCGGTGGCCAGTCCGCGGGGCCCCTACCACCTGGAAATTATGGTCGAGGACGAGGTCCTGGCCCGGGACCTGGCGGCCCTGATGGAGCGCCTGAGCCTGGAAGCGCGAGTCAGCCCCCGGCGCCAGGGCTGGACGATATACATTAAGGAAGGGACGCAGATCGTCGACTGCCTGAACCTGATGGGGGCGCACGCTGCGCTCCTAAGCTTTGAAGACGCCCGTATCCTCAAGGAGATGCGGAACCGCGTCAACCGGCTGGTAAACTGCGACACCGCCAACCTGAACAAGGCGGTGGACGCCGGGGTGCGCCAGCAGGAATGCATCCGGGTTATCGCGGAGGGCATGGGACTGGAGAAGCTTCCCCCCGCCCTGCGCGAACTGGCCCTCCTGCGGCAGCGCCATCCGGACGTCAGCCTGCGCGAGTTGGGGGAACTGGCCGATCCGCCCCTTTCCAAGTCCTGTATCAACCACCGCATGCGGCGCCTGGAGACCGTTGCCGCACAGCTCCGCGCCCGTGGCGAAGCACGCCGGGGGGCGCGTTGA